In the Bacillus sp. FJAT-42376 genome, ATACTATTTTATTATGTCAGAGAGAGCGCGTTCAAGCGACGGATAAATAAAAGTATATCCGCTCTCAATGGCTTTTTTCGGCAGCACCCGCTGTCCCTCTAAAAGCAGGATGCTCATTTCTCCAAGCGCGAGCTTAATCGCACTGCCTGGAGCAGGGAGCCAGTGAGGACGGTTCAAGACTTCGCCGAGTGTTTTCCCGAAGGTTTCCATCTGCACCGGATTGGGGGCTGTCATGTTAACGGGTCCGCTGATTTCATCGTGACGGATAATAAAATCCATTAAGCCCGCGATGTCGGTAACATGGATCCAGGACATCCATTGAGTTCCTGACCCAAGCGGACCTCCCCCATACAGTTTGTAGGGAAGAATCATCTTCTGCAGCACTCCGCCTTCGCCAAGTACAATGCCAAACCGGGCGTATACAGTTCGTATGCCAAGGTCACGGATCATGGATGCTTCCTGCTCCCATTTCTGTACGGTATCGGAAAGGAAATCCTCGTCAGTCGCAGCAGAGTCTTCGGTAAAGGTTTCTTTCTCAGACGTTCCGTAAACTCCCACGGCACTTGCACTGATAAACACAGATGGTTTTTGGTCAAGACTCTCTAAAATTTTATAAACTTCACGTGATGATTCGACACGGCTTTCTACAATCTCTTTTTTCGTTTCCTCTGTCCAGCGGGTGCTGATTGATTTTCCCGCAAGATTGATCATCACGTCCAGCCCTTCAAGATGCTTGGCAGGATCTGCCCCGTCCGTCATCCATTTTGCATATTCAATATTTCCATAACCTTCTTGCTCGCTTCTGGATAAAATAACGACTTTATGTCCTTCTCTGGCAAAGTATTGAGCGATATGTTTCCCGACAAAGCCGGATCCTCCGGCGATAGCAATTTTCATGGTTTCACCCCGCATAAGTTTTAAGTGCTTTTTCTAAGCTCTACCCTGCCTTCATGATGATAAACGTATGGTAAAATAAGAAGGAGGTGTTGAGGATGGCTTTTGTAACGAAAATTACGTCCCAGCAAAAAAATGCTGAGCGGTACAACATTTATCTGGACTACGGAAAAGGGGAGGAATTTGGTTTCGGTGTGGATGAACACACCTTGATTAAATTCGGCCTTGCAAAAGGAAAAGAGCTTTCAGACCTTGATATTGCCGAAATAACGACAGGCGATCAAATCAGAAAAGCGTACAACTCCGCTCTGGACTATCTCAGTTATAGAATGCGCTCAACAAAAGAAATCAAGCAGCAGCTGGAGAAAAAAGAATTTCAGCCTGAAACCATTCAAGAGGTCTTACATCAGCTTGATGAGTCGGGGTTAACCAATGATCAGCAGTTTGCTGATGCCTATACAAGAACACAGTGGCAGGCCGGAAAAGGCCCGGATGTAATCAAGCAGGAGCTGTTCCAAAAAGGGATTGCCCAGACTCAGATTGAGCAGGCCCTGTCTCTGTATGGTCATGAAGACCAGCTTGATGCTGCCATGGTGCACGCAGAGAAATTTTTAAGAAAAAATCATGCGATCTCGACCATTCAGGTCAAGCAAAAGCTCGAGCAGCTCCTTGTCCGGAAAGGCTACAGCTTCAACCTTGTTTCTGAAGTGCTGCGGTCGGTTGATTATGGAAACAATCAGAACGAGGAAAGAGAAGCGCTCGCAAAGCAGGCTGCAAAAGTGAGCTCCAAATACAACAATGGCCAGGACTATGCGAACAGGCAAAAGATGAAGCAGTACCTGTACCGCAAAGGGTTTCCAATCGAACTCATCGATGAGTATCTTGAAAATCCTGACCAATTTATTCAGAGTTAATATTCGCTTTTACCATGCCCGATTCCTGTTCGGGAGCACACATTAGGGGGAACAAAGGATATGCAGACACAAAGATACAGCGAAATGACGGAATATGAATTAAATACGGAAATTGGAACGTTAAAGGAAAAGGCGCGGAAGGCGGAACAGATGGGCATGGTTAATGAATTTGCCGTGCTTGACAGAAAAATATCCATGGCAAAGTCCTATCTGCTGAATCCCGCTGATTTTAAACCGGGAGAGGAATATGAGATTGAAGGAGCACCGGGAGATACGTTTAAAATTGTTTACATGAACGGCATTTTTGCATGGGGGCACCGGCTTGAAACACCAGATCATGAAGAGGCCCTGCCGATTTCTGTCCTGATTAAACGATAAAAGCCAGCCGGGTATGCCCCGGCTGGTTTGGTTAGGATTGTTTACGCGTCTGGTTTTTCAATATCACCAGATCCTGCGTCATTTGCGTTTCGCCGTTCACTTGTGAGTGAGCGTGCTTTGGGTTAGCCCAAGGCTGCGGATACGCTTGTGTCCGGGAAGAGTAAAAGTGATCATAGGATGGTTTGTGATTGCCCAAACGAATCAGCCTCCATGTCTTAGACTAGTTGGAATCTTCTCTTTGGCCAGAAGCCCTCATGCGCTCCTGGGGATGGTCATTGATCGTACCGTCGGCGCGCTTTGACGCATAAGCGCCTTTTGCGCGCGCTTCGCCTTCAGATCTTTCTGCTATAGGAAAATCCTTTGCCTTATTCCGCAATCTGACCGCCTCCGATGATTAGGGAAATCGCTTCTTTAGAAGCGTACCATTATTATGGCCAGCCCCGTTTGTTTTATAATTAGTACATACAGGCAGTATTGCCTGCAAAAAGGAGGTGCTCCGAAATGGAGAGCTATTTTGAGCGTCTGACGGATCTGCTGCTGCTCAAAAACGATTCGCTTGCCTACGCCCAGGCGAGAACGTGGGTAGAACTTTTATGGGAAGACTTTGAAGCAACCTATGCCAAAGCCGGTGAAAAATATAAAGGCAAAGAAATGACTGAAGCAATCGTCCGGAAATGGATTGAACAATACGGACCACGGCTGCACGAATTTGTTGCATCCAATCCGAAATACAAGCATCTGCTTAATCAGGATGACTATTTAAAACATTAAGGCTATGTTGAAGCATGTTGTTGATTTTAACCCCTGTTGATTGGAGCGGAAGGCGTGAGACTCCGAGCTGAGAGCAGCGGGACAGGTGAGACCCCGGGGTGGCGAAGCCAGGAGGAGGCTCACCGCCCGCCCAAGGATAAGCGAACGACTGCTAGCTGCAATCAACAGCCAAGTTTAACAGAGCTAACATTAAAAAGAGGCGTGTTCCGCTTGGGAACCGCCTCTTTATTCAGGGATAAGATGAAGTTTCTTCCTCAGCTTTTCCTCACTGAAAATCCAGCCGGTATAGGAGCTTACAATCCTAAGGTTCATATCAAGCTGAACAATCGCCACAAACGGGTAGTATCCTTTGCTCCGGTAGCGCAGATCAATGAACCGGACTTCATAATGATCCGAGAACTCTTCCACTTCCCACCGGTAAACGGGGGAGAAGGAAAGAAAGGCAGAGACATTATCATCCTTTTCTGCTGCTTTTATCATATCGGTCTGCGGAACAGGCACACGGTCAAATTCATCAAGAACCGTTAACACCCCTTTAACATGCCGGGCTACATAAAAGTGTGACTGAGTCGTAACGGCTAGATGCCAGCTTCTGAATTTCAGCGTAGGGGAAATGATAATTCCCGTCACATTATCAAATCGCTCATATATTTCGTGAACAATTTTTTTGTTCATAACATATCTGACAATATAATAAATCACAAGCACGGCGAACATTCCTGCAAATGTATATCCCTGCGGAGCGCCCAATACCCAGGCTGCGATTGCCAGCCCATGGATGGAAAAAATAATCGGATCAAACGTATTGATCAGGCCGAGTGCAATCCATTTTCTTGAAAACGGCCTTAATGCCTGTGTTCCATAAGCATTAAAAATGTCGACAAATACATGCAGGGCGACGGCAGCAAATGTCCAAATCCCTAAATGAAGCAAATCCGTTCCCGGAAAGAGAAAATAGATGAGCGCCGTAATCAGGACGGACCACAGCAGGACAGCCGGTATTGAATGCGTAATCCCCCGGTGATTTCGAATATAGACAGCATTATTGCGAAGTTTTAAAATAGTATCCAGGTCAGGAGCCTGTGAGCCAATAATCGCAGCAGCCATAACGGCATGGGATGCTGCGGGATCGCTCCCCATAACGGGATCAAGAGTTGCCACTCCGCCAAGTGCAATCCCCATTACTACATGGGTGGCAGTATCCATAAAATCCCTCCAAGCAAATCCTAATTTTTTATCATTGTATAGCTATGTTTCCCATTTTAGAATGAATCTTAACATCTGGAGGCCACCATGAAAACCATTCTGTCTGATTTTAATATAAATGCGTTCCAGCAGGACTTAATCGGCTGGTTCCAAAAAGAACAGCGAACCCTGCCATGGCGGGAAAATGCTGATCCCTACCGTGTATGGGTATCCGAAATCATGCTCCAGCAAACAAGAGTAGACACCGTAATTCCTTATTTTTTAAACTTCATGGACAAGTTTCCCACGATAGGCGACCTTGCTGAAGCAGATGAAGAACAAGTATTGAAGGCATGGGAAGGACTCGGCTACTATTCCAGAGTCCGCAACCTGCAATCAGCCGTAAAAGAAGTCCATGAAGTCTACGACGGAATCGTACCGGCCGATCCTGATAAATTCGGGGAATTAAAAGGAGTAGGTCCCTACACAAAAGGGGCAGTGATGAGCATCGCCTACAACATACCGGAGCCCGCTGTTGACGGCAATGTGATGCGCGTGATGTCAAGAATTCTGTTGATTGACGAAGACATCGCCAAACCAAAAACAAGAAAACTGTTTGACACCGCCATCCGAGAAGTCATTGCAAAGGACAACCCGTCCGACTTTAACCAGGCCCTCATGGAACTCGGCGCGCTCATCTGCACCCCGACCTCTCCATCCTGCCTGCTCTGTCCGGTACGCGATCATTGCCAGGCATCTGAAGAAGGAAAACAAACCGTTCTCCCCGTGAAAAGCAAAAAGAAAAAACAGAAATCCCTTCTGCTCGCAGCGGCCGTTCTGACAGACAGCCACGGCAATTTCTGGATTCACAAGCGGCCATCAGAAGGCTTGCTCGCCAACCTGTGGGAATTCCCGAACACCGAAACCGTATCAGAAACCATGCCCCAAAAAGATGAACTTGAGCTGTTTTTAAACAAACAATACGGCGCACTGACCGAATTACGGCCGGTCGAAGGAATCATCCAGCACGTCTTCAGCCACCTGATCTGGAACATCACCCTATTCGCCGGAAAAACGGAGCGGGTGGAAGAAGGAAGCGGACTTGTAAAAGTAACCGAAGAACAAATGAAAGAATACGCATTCCCTGTATCGCATCAGAAAATCTATCAGCTGTACCTGGACGGGGAGAATAAATAAAAGAAGGAACCTGGCTTGCAGCCGGGTTCTTTTTGTATATACGTATATCGGTGAACAGGTGGTGGAAAGGTGCGATGTCCGGGAACAATGTCCGGGAAGAGTGGGAATGGGTGCGATGCCCGGGAACAATGTCCGGGATGGCGGAAATGGGTACGATGTCCGGGAAGAATGTCCGGGAAGAGCGGGAAAGAGTGCGATGTCCGGGAAGAATGTCCGGGAAGAACAAGAAATGAGTGTGATGCCCGGGAACAATGTCCGGGATGGGCGGAAATGGGTACGATGTGCGGGAACAATGTCCGGGAAGAACATGAAATGAGTGTGATGCCGGGGAACAATGTCCGGGAAGGGCGGAAATGGGTGCGATGTGCGGGAACAATGTCCGGGAAGAGCGGAAATGGGTGCGATGTCCGGGAACAATGTCCGGGAAGAACAAGAAATGAGTGCGATGCCCGGGAACAATGTCCGGGAAGAACAAGAAATGAGTGTGATGCCCGGGAACAATGTCCGGGAAGAACAGGAAAAGAGTGTGATGTCCGGGAACAATGTCCGGGAAGAACAAGAAATGAGTGTGATGCCCGGGAACAATGTCCGGGATGGGCGGAAATGGGTGCGATGTGCGGGAATAATGTCCGGGAAAGCGGTAAATGAGTGCGATGCCCGGGAACAATGTCCGGGAAGGACTGGAAAAGAGTGCGATGCCCGGGAACAATGTCCGGGAAGGACTGGAAATGGGTGTGATGCCCGGGAACAATGTCCGGGAAGGACTGGAAATGAGTGCGATGCTCAGGAAGAATGTCCGGGAAGAACCGGAAAAGAGTGAGATACCCGGCAACAATGTCCGGGATCACAAAAAAAGGGTGCGATGCCAGGCATGAATACCCGGCATCATCCCCCAAAACAGCAAAGCCAGGCAGCAACTGCCTTTACCCAACTTCCTTCAGTCGTAGCTAACCCTCGTTCCGTGCGTATAATCCGCTTCGTTTCTTTTCATCCCGCCGCGCACTTCGATTTCTTTCATGATTTCTTTGTGGACGGTTAGGCCTTCCGAATTCATATAGGGAAGAACTTGCTGCAGCGCATGGTGGAAATAGGCGAGTTCTTCATTTTTCCATTCGTGTTTGGAGATCATCGTCAGTTCTGACATATCACGTCCAACGTACATAAGTTTATGCCTCCTTGCCGAATATGGCGTATGA is a window encoding:
- a CDS encoding TIGR01777 family oxidoreductase, whose product is MKIAIAGGSGFVGKHIAQYFAREGHKVVILSRSEQEGYGNIEYAKWMTDGADPAKHLEGLDVMINLAGKSISTRWTEETKKEIVESRVESSREVYKILESLDQKPSVFISASAVGVYGTSEKETFTEDSAATDEDFLSDTVQKWEQEASMIRDLGIRTVYARFGIVLGEGGVLQKMILPYKLYGGGPLGSGTQWMSWIHVTDIAGLMDFIIRHDEISGPVNMTAPNPVQMETFGKTLGEVLNRPHWLPAPGSAIKLALGEMSILLLEGQRVLPKKAIESGYTFIYPSLERALSDIIK
- the recX gene encoding recombination regulator RecX, encoding MAFVTKITSQQKNAERYNIYLDYGKGEEFGFGVDEHTLIKFGLAKGKELSDLDIAEITTGDQIRKAYNSALDYLSYRMRSTKEIKQQLEKKEFQPETIQEVLHQLDESGLTNDQQFADAYTRTQWQAGKGPDVIKQELFQKGIAQTQIEQALSLYGHEDQLDAAMVHAEKFLRKNHAISTIQVKQKLEQLLVRKGYSFNLVSEVLRSVDYGNNQNEEREALAKQAAKVSSKYNNGQDYANRQKMKQYLYRKGFPIELIDEYLENPDQFIQS
- a CDS encoding YfhH family protein, which encodes MQTQRYSEMTEYELNTEIGTLKEKARKAEQMGMVNEFAVLDRKISMAKSYLLNPADFKPGEEYEIEGAPGDTFKIVYMNGIFAWGHRLETPDHEEALPISVLIKR
- a CDS encoding YpzG family protein, producing the protein MGNHKPSYDHFYSSRTQAYPQPWANPKHAHSQVNGETQMTQDLVILKNQTRKQS
- the sspK gene encoding small, acid-soluble spore protein K, which gives rise to MRNKAKDFPIAERSEGEARAKGAYASKRADGTINDHPQERMRASGQREDSN
- a CDS encoding YfhJ family protein; the encoded protein is MESYFERLTDLLLLKNDSLAYAQARTWVELLWEDFEATYAKAGEKYKGKEMTEAIVRKWIEQYGPRLHEFVASNPKYKHLLNQDDYLKH
- a CDS encoding metal-dependent hydrolase gives rise to the protein MDTATHVVMGIALGGVATLDPVMGSDPAASHAVMAAAIIGSQAPDLDTILKLRNNAVYIRNHRGITHSIPAVLLWSVLITALIYFLFPGTDLLHLGIWTFAAVALHVFVDIFNAYGTQALRPFSRKWIALGLINTFDPIIFSIHGLAIAAWVLGAPQGYTFAGMFAVLVIYYIVRYVMNKKIVHEIYERFDNVTGIIISPTLKFRSWHLAVTTQSHFYVARHVKGVLTVLDEFDRVPVPQTDMIKAAEKDDNVSAFLSFSPVYRWEVEEFSDHYEVRFIDLRYRSKGYYPFVAIVQLDMNLRIVSSYTGWIFSEEKLRKKLHLIPE
- the mutY gene encoding A/G-specific adenine glycosylase codes for the protein MKTILSDFNINAFQQDLIGWFQKEQRTLPWRENADPYRVWVSEIMLQQTRVDTVIPYFLNFMDKFPTIGDLAEADEEQVLKAWEGLGYYSRVRNLQSAVKEVHEVYDGIVPADPDKFGELKGVGPYTKGAVMSIAYNIPEPAVDGNVMRVMSRILLIDEDIAKPKTRKLFDTAIREVIAKDNPSDFNQALMELGALICTPTSPSCLLCPVRDHCQASEEGKQTVLPVKSKKKKQKSLLLAAAVLTDSHGNFWIHKRPSEGLLANLWEFPNTETVSETMPQKDELELFLNKQYGALTELRPVEGIIQHVFSHLIWNITLFAGKTERVEEGSGLVKVTEEQMKEYAFPVSHQKIYQLYLDGENK